The nucleotide sequence ACTATATTTCTAATGCTCTTACTTCCATTTTCTTCATTATATATTACTTTAATTACCTTTCCATTAGGCAGATTCAAATCAAGTGTTTTGTCGGTAATAATGGGAACCTGCTCAGGTTCAGTTTCCGGTACTTGTTCTTTTTCTTCATTGTTTTTTGAACTTACGCCTTCATCCTTATCGCCGCCATTTGCTAGATATCCCGTACTCTGCTCCTGTTTTTGCTTAAAATAGTTATCTTGCCACCTGGTATAAGTAGTCCGGCAAAAAAAGTATAAAGCTACGGCAATGAGACAAAAAACAAATATTGTCTTTCTTCTTTTTCTAGCCTTCATCTTTCTATCATATTCTCTGCTGAATATACTTGGCTTTCCCAACTCCTTTTCCTCCTATCAACAGTAATGGATTTTTCTTAGCCTCACTTATGATATACGTAAAGTCACAATAATAGTACTCAATATTATTAAAATTGACAATTCACAATGGACAATTAATACTCTAGGCATTCATTATATATTATACCATTTTATCAATAAAATAAAAAAGAGAAAAATAAAGAAAAAATAGCAATCCTCAAATAATTTTGACGATTGCTACTCATATTTCTGGAAACTAAATATTAATATTACTTATTCACTGTTAATTATCACTTCTCCATTAAATTAAGTACTCTTTTAAGTTCTTTGGTTCTAAAGTTTCTCCAGCCTTTTTCATCATTACAGCCTTTAAGTAAAACTTAAAGGTATCAAGACAGGTAAAGGTTGTAACCCTATATTCGGCAGCTTTACGTCTTATTTTAAATCCTTCAGTGTTTATATTGTTACCACTTGTAGGAGTGTTGAACACAATCTGTATATTTCCTGATGCTATTTCTTTCAAAGCCAGCTTATTGTTTAAGATTTGGCACTGCAATCCATTCTGTTGTAAATACTTTGCAGTTCCTTCTGAACCAGAAAATTTAAAACCAAGGCTTTCATATCGTTTTAAGATCTCAAAGCCCTCTTCTTTATCAACGTCTTTAAGGGATACATAAACCCTTCCTTCTGTTATTACCTTTATGCCAGAAGCTACAAAAGCCTTATATATTGCCTTGTCTAATACTCTATCAACCCCTAAAACCTCACCTGTAGATTTCATCTCCGGCCCCAGATACATGTCTGCGTCAGCCAGCTTCTCTCCAGAAAATACCGGGATTTTAACGGCATACAGCTTAGATCCCTTTATCAAGCCAGTGCCATATTCCATTGCTGAAAGCTTATTACCCAGCATCAGCTGTACAGCTATGGATACCATCGGTACTCCAGTGACCTTGCTCAATATTGGCACTGTGCGGGATGCTCTTGGATTTACTTCTATTACATAAACCTCATTGCCATCAAAGACATACTGAATGTTTATAAGTCCCACTACCTTAAGTTTCTTAGAAATTTTCTCAGTATAATATTTTAACTTTTCAACAGTTTCATCACTCAATGAAATATGCGGATAAATAGTTATGCTGTCACCGGAGTGAACTCCAGTTCTTTCAACATGTTCCATAATGCCAGGTATCAAAATATTGTCACCGTCGCAAAGAGCGTCCACTTCTATTTCTATTCCCTTGATATATTTGTCCATTAGTATGGCATGACCGTTGCAAAGGCTCATAGCCTCTTCCATATATCTTGTCAAGGCCACATCATCATAGACAACCTCCATGGCCCTTCCTCCTATAACATAGGAAGGTCTAACCACAACAGGGTATCCAAGTTCTACGGCTTTAGATTTTGCCTCTTCTACAGAAGCCACTACCACTCCCCTAGGACTTGGTATATCCAGTTCTTCTAAAAGCATTCTGAATTTGTCTCTATCTTCCGCCAAGTCTATGGAGTTAAATTGGGTACCTAATATTTTCACCCCTCTTTTATGAAGCTTTTCTGATAAATTAATAGCCGTCTGCCCCCCAAACTGTACAATTACCCCTTCCGGTTTTTCCTTGTTTATAATATTCATCACATCGTCGATGTACAGCGGTTCAAAGTATAGCTTATCAGAGGTATCAAAATCCGTACTTACGGTTTCAGGATTATTGTTTACTATTATTGATTCATATCCCGCTTCTTTAATTGCCCAAACTCCGTGTACGCAGCAGTAGTCAAATTCAATTCCCTGTCCAATTCTTATAGGACCGGAACCTATAACAAGGATCTTTTTCTTATCTGAAACCACTACTTCATCCTCTTCTTCGTAGCAGGAATAGTAATAGGGGGTTTTAGATTCAAACTCTCCGCTGCAGGTATCAACCATTTTATACACCGGGTATATGGCTTTATGCTTTCTTAACTCTTTTAAGTCCTCACTGCTTAATTTCGTTAAGTCACATATCTCTTCATCGGTAAATCCCATTGCCTGGGCTTTATATATTAGCTCAGAATTACCGTTATACTGTTCCAAATCCTTTTCCATCTGAACTATATTCTTTATTGCATCTATAAACCATGGATCAATTTTTGTAATTTGCTGAAGGTATTCTTCGGTCTTTCCTCTTCTCATGGCTTCTGCCAGAACGAATAATCTCTCATCATCCTGCTTTTTCAGCTTTTCAATGAGGTCCTTTTCATCCATTTCTTCAAGTTTCTGATATCTTAGGCCTTTAGGCATACCTTCCAGAGAACTTACCGCCTTTAGCAGTGCGCCCTCAAAGCTTCTGTTTATTGCCATAACCTCACCGGTAGCCTTCATCTGAGTTCCAAGAGTTCTTTCTGCCCTGGAGAACTTGTCAAAGGGCCACTTTGGTATCTTTACTACTACATAGTCCAGTGTAGGCTCAAAGCAAGCACTGGATACTCCCGTTACCGAGTTTTTCAACTCATCAAGCCTATAACCAATGGCGATTTTTGCTGCAATTTTTGCAATGGGATAACCTGTGGCCTTTGACGCTAATGCGCTAGACCGGCTTACCCTTGGATTTACTTCAATTACTATATAATTACTGCTGTAGGGATCCAGTGCAAATTGTACGTTGCATCCTCCCTCAATCTTTAAGCTTCTTATTATATCTATAGATGCCTTTCGGAGCATATGATATTCCTTATCCCTCAAGGTTTGAGAGGGAGCTACCACAATACTGTCACCGGTGTGTATTCCTACCGGATCTATGTTTTCCATATTACATATTATTATGCAGTTATCTTTACTATCTCTTATAACTTCATACTCAATTTCCTTCCATCCGGCCACACTTTGTTCCAGAAGTATTTGTCCTATAGGACTAAGCTCAATACCTCTGGCGCAGATTTCCTCAAGTGCTTCCCAGTTCTCCGCAATTCCGCCACCGGTTCCCCCTAAGGTATAGGCCGGCCTAATTATCACCGGGAAACCTACAGCTTCAACAAACTCAAAACACTGCTTTAAGCTGGTCCCAATTATGCTCTTAGGAATGGGTTGACCTATTTCAATCATTAATTCTTTAAAAGCTTCTCTGTCCTCAGCCTTCTTTATGGATTCACTGTTTATTCCTAAAAGTTTAACTCCATACTTTTCCAGGACCCCTTCATCCTTTAGCTTCATTGCAAGGTTTAGGGCAGTTTGGCCTCCAAAACCAGCTAAAATTCCCTGAGGTCTTTCCTTTGCAAGTATAGCCTCTATGGACTCCATATTTAAGGGTTCTATATAAACCTTGTCTGCTATGTTAGTATCCGTCATAATTGTTGCCGGATTGCTGTTTACAAGAATTGTTTCTATCCCTTCTTCTTTAATTGCTTTACAGGCCTGCGTTCCTGAATAATCAAACTCCGCTGCCTGGCCAATGATAATTGGCCCTGAGCCAATTATTAAAACTTTTTTTAATGATTTATCAAGCCCCATATTTCACTCCGTCTCCTTCGCTGATCTCTACGAATTTATCAAATAAATATGCCGTGTCTATTGGACCTGGGGCACCTTCCGGATGAAATTGAACAGAAAACACAGGATAATATCTGTGTCTGATGCCCTCCACACTTCCATCATTCAGATTCTTATGAGTAATTATGACCCCAAGCTTTTCCAAACCCTGCTCACTAACAGCATAGCCGTGGTTTTGAGAGGTTATATAAGCCTTATCTCTCTCAATGTCATATACACCGTGATTTCCGCCTCTGTGTCCATATTTCATCTTATAGGTATCTCCGCCCAATGCTAAAGATAAAATTTGATGCCCTAGACATATGCCGAAAACCGGTATTTTGCCTATAAGTTTTTTTGCTAAGGTTATCCCTTCTACAACGGATTTGGGATCTCCCGGTCCATTGCTCAATAAAACCCCTTGAGGATTAATATTTCTTATTTCCTCAAAGGTCACGTTGTAAGGTACTATTGTAATATCACAATTTCTTTCTTTTAAATTGTTTATTATATTTCTCTTAACCCCAAAATCTACTACAACAACCTTGATGCCCTTACCTTCTATATGAATGTACTTATCTGTACTAACCTCCTTTGTGTAATTATCAACCTTATTCTTTTCTGCTTCAATTATCCTTTTAACCTCATAGGTAGAAATATACTCATTTGCTATAACACATTTTTGTGCTCCAAGACTTCTTATCTTTCTTGTAATACTTCTTGTGTCCACATCATAAATTCCTACAATCCCCATCTCTTTAAGCATATCATCAATGCTCTTTTCACTCATGTAGTTTGAGGTTTTTGCGGAAGGATTTTTTACGATAAAGCCTCTTGCATATACCTTAGTTGACTCTTTTTCTTTATTATTTGTCCCATAGTTACCAATTAGAGGGTAGGTCATGGTTATTATTTGTCCGGCGTAAGAAGGATCTGTTAAAATTTCCTGATATCCGGTAATGGAAGTGTTAAACACTAATTCACCGCTGGAAACACCTGTCTTTCCAAAGCCTTTTCCCTTGTATATAGAACCATCCTCGAGATAAAGTAATCCTTCCATGATATTATACACTCCTCTTATCTATTGAATATTTATTCATAATATACTAATATTTATACAGATTTTATTACATATTTTAGTGCTTGTCAAGAGTTAACATATCTTATAAAGTCGGTTTTTTCTTATTATTTTTTAATTTCCTTTTACTACATAAAAAATACTCCCTACATGTATAGAGAGTAATTTCATTAATGAATTGATACTTAAATTATTTAATATTTCTGCTGCCAGGTTTTACGTACTGTATACCTTCCTTGCATAATGGACATTCTTCCTTTTCATAACTTTCTATATCCATCTTTACACTACTGTATATAGGATATTCAAGCTTGCAGGTTCCTCTGTCTACTATGCAGGCTATTCCAACCACCTGTCCACCACGGCTTTTTATAACTTCTATGGCTTCTAATGCAGATTTCCCTGTAGTAACTACATCCTCTGTAATTACAACCTTATCCCCTGGTTTAATTTTAAAGCCTCTTCTAAGAGTCATTTTCCCTTCTTCTCTCTCAGTAAACATAGCCGGCTTACCACATTGTCTTCCTAGTTCATAGGCCACAATGATTCCCCCCATTGCCGGTCCCACAACTAGGTCAAAGTCCACATCCATTAGTTTCTCTGCCACTACAGTCAATACTTCAGCAGCCTTATCAGGATACTGTAACAATTTTGCACATTGGCAGTACATATTGCTGTGCCTGCCGCTGGACAGCAGAAAATGTCCCTCCAATAATGCTTCACACTGTTTTAATATATCTATAATCATTTTTGTTCCCCCTATCTTAATTGTTAACTGCAAAATTTACATTATTACTAACTTTAATAAAAAATAATTTCTTTCTAAATTACTCATTACCCATTGTCCTCTAAGTCCATGCCGCTCCCACAATCTCATCAATGCTCTTTAAGCCCTCCTTATACATAAAATCACGAATCTCTTCAATAATATCCACAGCTATGTCCGGCTTTATGAAGTTTGCCGTGCCAATTTGTACTGCTGTGGCTCCTGCCATTATAAATTCTATGGCATCTATGCCGGACATGATTCCTCCCAGTCCTATTACTGGTATGTCTACAGCTTTTGATACTTCATAGACCATTCTAAGAGCTAGTGGCTTCACTGCAGGTCCTGAAAGGCCTGCAAAGACATTTTCAAAGACCGGTTTTCTCTTCTTTATGTCGATGGCCATAGCCTTTACGGTATTTATCAGGGAAAGTGCATCTGCTCCTGCCTCTCTACACCTATATGCCATGGCCACGATGTCCTCTGCATTGGGCGAAAGCTTTACTATCAGTGGCTTTTTACACACTGACCTTACTTCCTTTACAACTTCATAGGCAGTGTCACATTTAATACCAAAAGCCATCCCACCGCTTTTGACATTAGGGCAGGATATATTAAGCTCTATCATATGCACAGAGGTATTGCTTAGCTTGGCTACTGCCTCCACATACTCTTCAATATTGCTTCCTCCTACATTGACAATTATATTTGTATTTAATGTGTCCATAAAGGGCAGCTCACTTTCAATAAATTCATCTATGCCCGGGTTTTGCAGTCCAACACTGTTTAGCATGCCGCCCCGGGTCTCATATACCCTTATGCCTTCGTTCCCATCTCTCTTGTGTAAGGTTAATCCCTTTGTACAAATACCTCCCAGTAAGGACACATCATAAAACTCCGAATATTCCCTGCCAAAGCCAAAGGTACCGGAGGCTGCAATGACCGGATTTTTAAATTTAACTCCGCATATATTCCTACTTAACATTACCGTCCCCCCCTATATTACTAGGTCATCGCCCTTGAATACCGGACCTTCTTTGCATGTCCTCTTGTTTCCACCTTTAGTTTTGCAGGTACATACAAGGCAAGCTCCAACCCCACAGGCCATATGCTTTTCCATGGATACATATATTTCCGTACCTACTTCTCGGCACTGCTTCAGAACCTTTTCCATCATAGCTTCAGGTCCGCAGCACAGTACTAGATCATACTTAGCAGCATCGAATATTTCTGTAATATACCCCTTATACCCAAAGCTTCCGTCCTCAGTGGCTATATACACATTTTTTACTCTGGGTCTTATGATATCTATGGCATAAATACTACATCTAAAGCCTGCATATAGGTCTACTTCCGCCCAGTGAAGTATTTTACTCAGTTCTACCATTGGGGCAATGCCAATTCCTCCACTTACCAGGGCAACCCTTCCCTTGATATCTTCTGTCTTAAATCCATTACCTAGGGGCCCCATAACCTGTAGTTCTTGTCCTCTCTTTAACCTGGAGAGCATTTCCGTACCTCTTCCTGTTACGGCGTAAAGAAAATCCAACTTGTCTTCTCTAACTTCGCTGACACTGATGGGGCGCCAAAGCACCGGTTCTGTTTCCCAGCACTTAAGCATATAGAATTGTCCCGGCTTTATTTTATGGTCTATCTTAGTTTCTATAGTCATCTTAAAGATACCGCTTACTACTTCCTCATTGTCTAAGATCTTTGCACTCTTGTATTCCGGCATTATTTCAGTCCTCCCTCAAGCTTACTGCAGGTTTCCTCAATTTCCTTCCTCATTCTGATGACTTCTTCTCTTGAATAGATATCAAATTTTTCATCACCCTTATCTTTTCCTTTATAAGCTAGGAGAACTGCTCTGGAGGAGTTTACAATACCGCCATTTCCACGGTTTAGATATAGGGCAACATCCTCAGCCTTTCCTCCTTGAGCTCCATAGCCCGGAATCAAGAAGAAGGTACTTTCCAAACTCTTTCGCAACTCCTGAGCTTCGCTTCGGTGGGTGCAACCTACTACCGCCCCAATAGAGCTGTATCCACTGGAGCCTAGATAATATTTACCTAAGCTGTTTATTTTATTTCCTACAATGCTATAGATTTTACTTCCTCCCAAACTGTTGATGTACTGTATATCCTCAGCCCCCCGGTTAGAGGTTCTGACCAGGGCAAACAGTCCCTTTTCTTTATTCTTCAAATAGGGTAGGAAAGGCTCTATTGTATCCATACCCATATAAGGATTTACCGTTATAAAATCACTTTCAAAGTCACCTTCAAAATGGGCCTTGGCATACATTTCCGCGGTTTTTGCTATATCTCCTCTTTTTACATCTGCAATAATTACCGCATCCATATCCCTTAGGTATTTCAAAGTTTTAGCATAGGCCCTAAGTCCTTTTAGACCATAGGCCTCATAGTAGGCAATTTGAACCTTAAAGCAGCCTACTGTGTCCAGAGTGGAGTCTATAATTCTCTTATTGAATTCAAAGATAACGTCCTCTAAGTTTTCAAATTGATCTGCAAAGCTCTTAGGAATATACTCAAAATCTGTATCCAAGCCTACGCATACAACTCCTCTTTGAGCTACTCTTTCAAATAACTTATCAATAATCATAGTCCAAACTCTTCCTCTCTATAGACAACTTGTCCTGCTTTAATGGTACATAATACAGTTCCCTTTACCTTATATCCATGGAAGGGACTGTTTTTCCCCTTTGATTTGAATTTTTCAACATCTATTTCATAAGGAGTATCAATATCCACCAAGACCATATCTCCCTCATAACCAATCTGGAATTTTCCTTTTTCTATGCCCATTATCTCTGCTGGTCTCTTAGACATAAGATCAGACAATCTGCTCAAGCCGATATGTCCCTCCTCCACTAACTTTGTATAACATATGGCAAAGGCTGTTTCTATTCCGCTTATGCCCGGTGCTCCTTTTGCCTTATCCTCTGCCGTATGTGGGGCATGGTCTGTGGCTATACAATCAACGTACCCTCTTTTTATAGCTTCGATTAGGAACTCTACGTCATCTTCTTTTCTAAGTGGAGGATTAACTCTGTAGTTTATCTCATCTGTGAGACCTATATGATGGGGTGTAACTTCACAGGTTATTTTATTTCCTGCTTCCTTAGCTTCAATCACATATTCCATAGCTTCCTTAGTGCTTACATGGGCTAAATGGAGTTTACATTTTGTGTACTTAGCCAGGGTAATATCCCTCCAGGTCATTGTATTTTCCGCCAATCTCATATCTACATCACTTAGGTCCGGACTCTCTGCATGGGACATTATTATAAGTCCAAGCTTCTCTGCCTTAATCATAGCCTGCATCATGATCTTGCTGTCTGCTACACCCTTTCCGTCATCGGATAACAACTTTACAAGCCCACTTTCCGCTTCAAGTTCATCTAAATGGCTTACATCCTTACCTTCAAGATTTCTGGTTATAGACATGCACTGATGTATGTCTATCAATGCCTCCTGCTTGCCTTTTTCCAATACATAATTGACTGTGTCCATGTTACTGCACACCGGATTAGTATTTGCCATTAAGTTCACTGTAGTGAATCCTCCTCTTACTGCGGCCTTACTGCCAGTACCTATATCTTCCTTATAAGTATAGCCCGGGTCTCTAAAGTGGCAGTGTAAATCGATGAAGGCCGGCATTAAGATCATGCCTTTGGCGTCAATTGTTTCTGCTTCCTTAATAATATCTCTCCCTATTTCTGCAATCTTTCCATCTTTAATATATATGTCCCCTAAAAAGTCAACGCTCCAGTCAACAATTCTTGCATTCTTAATTAACAAATCCATAGATATTTCCCCCTATATATCTTTAAACCTTACGATGTCGTCGCAGTACTCACAGCGGTATTCCCTGTTATCATAGTCAACCAAATGGAATACATGAGGCACATAGTCTTCCATAGAAGTAACACACCTAGGATTTTTGCATATAAGTACATTCTCCACTCTGGTGGGGATTTCCAACTTAATCTTTTGGGTTATAATCTCATTCTCTATAATGTTTATGGTTATGTTGGGATCTATAAGTCCCAATACTGTAAAGTCTACATGAATTTCATTTTCTATTTTAATTATGTCTTTTTTCCCTATCTTTACGCTGGGTGCATTCATAATAAGAGCTACTGTAAAATCTGCTCCGTTTAGCTTTAGATATTCAAAAATTTTTACTCCTAGCCCTGCAGTGATATGGTCTATGACAATACCTTTCTTAATGCTGTTTATGGTAACCATAATCATCCTCCTACCTTACTCCTAAAAGTTTGCTTATCAGTGCCATTCTTACATACATGCCGTACTGAGCCTGTTTAAAATAACAAGCCCTAGGGTCATTGTCCACTTCATAGGCGATTTCATTAACTCTCGGCAGCGGATGCAGGACTATCATATCTTCCTTTGCATACTTTAACTTGTCCTTATCTAGAATATAGCTATCTTTAAGCCTCACATAGTCTTCTTCATTAAAGAAGCGTTCTCTCTGAACTCTTGTCATATACAACACATCCAACTCTCCAAGCACTTCTTCCATGGTGACAGTTTCTTTATATTCAATATTATTTTTTTTCAAAACTTCACTGAGGATATAGTTGGGTACCTTTAATTCTTCTGGTGAGATTAAAACAAACTTTATGTTTTCATACCTACACATGGCTTTTATCAAAGAATGAACAGTCCTCCCAAATTTTAAGTCACCGCATACACCGATGGTTAAATTGGTAAGTCCGCCTTTTATGTTACGTATGGTTAATAGGTCTGTTAAGGTTTGGGTAGGATGTTGATGTCCTCCGTCTCCGGCATTGATCACCGGCATGGTTGTATTCATGGCAGCAATTTTAGGAGCACCTTCCTTGGGGTGCCTTATTACTGCAATATCCGCATAGCAGGCAACTGTTCTTATAGTATCTGCAATACTTTCACCTTTAGACACGGAGCTGGAATTGGGTTCGGAGAAACCTATGACATTTCCACCCAGTCTTAACATAGCAGCTTCAAAACTGAATCTTGTCCTAGTACTGGGTTCGTAAAATAGAGTGGCTAAAATTTTCCCTTGGCATACATGAGAAAATTTCTGTGGATTTGAAATGATATCGTCTGCTAATTTAAAAGTTTCCTCTAATTCATCCAAGGTAAAGTCCATTGGATCTAATAGATGTTTTGCTTTTAACATATTCAATCCTCTCCTTCTTAACCTCTCTGGGCTAAATTTAAAGGTAAGGAGTCATATATGGAATATTTTTAAATTAAAAAATGCCCTCCACAAAGGAAGGCATAGTTATACCATAGTTAAAAGTATTCTATACTATATGACTTCCTTATTGATCTCACAGGATCAACTTAAAGGTATATTGTGTTTAAATAATATTAACATAGGCTGCCAAATATGTCAATGAGAAAACACCTTATTTATTTGGCAGACCTCTTACCGGTTTTCTCATATCCTTATCAGTATTCATAGTTATTGGATTTGCAGTTTTAGGATTAGTTGTTTTATTATCGTTTCTACTCTTTTTTTCAGCCTTGGTTGCCATAACTTTATCACCTCCACTTTTATTCTTCCTGTAGTGAAGTGTAAATATTCTAAGTTAAAGGAGCATATCCGGATTTAAATAGGCAAATCCAGTTATGCTCCCAACATTTCCACATATAAGCACTTTTTTATAGTTTAAAGGTACTGATCTCTGTCTGTAGGTCATCTGCTAGCTTGGCTAAAAGTTGACTGGATTCTACCACCTCAGCCCCAAGATTGGATTGCTGCATGGTTGAAGCAGCAATTTCCTGCATCTGTGATGCTGTAATGTTGCTTATTTCCTCTATACCAAGCATTGATTGGACAATTTTTTCGCTGCTTTCAGCCATTTGTTTTATAGATGAAATTATTTCATTTGCCTTATTTGAAGTATCTGAAACCAATTGAGCAATCTCTGTAAAGGACTTTTCTGCAATATTTACTACTTCCGTACCTAACTTTACCTCTTTCGTACCAAGCATCATTGCACTTTGTGCCTGCATCGTATCTTCTACTATCTCTTTTATTATGTTTGTTACTTTAACAACAGAAGTCTGTGATTGTATGGCAAGTTTTCTTACTTCCTCCGCAACCACTGAAAAGCCTCGTCCGTGTTCTCCTGCCCGTGCAGCCTCAATTGCTGCATTTAGTGCCAGTAAGTCTGTTTGTGATGCAATAGAAGATATTGTACCAGCTATTTGTTCAATTTCCCTGGTCCTTTCACCTAGGCGCTGAACCAAGACAGCTGAATCTTCAACGGTTTTCTCAACTCTTTTCATCTGTGTTATAACTTTCTCTACAGACTCTTTTCCATGGCTTGTTGCCAGCTCCGCTCCTCTGAAGGCATTCTGCATTTCATTTGTATTATCCATAATTCTTTCAATATCTGTAGATATCTGTGACACAATTGCTTTTGTATAAGAGACAGCTTTCACTTGCTTTTCGGTACCTTCTGCCACTTCTGCAACGGTACTAGCTACCTGATTTACTGCCTCAGCGGACTGTTCAGTAGCTGTTGTCAGCTGTTGTCCCATGTTGGCTACTGCCTCAGCAGACTGGGATGTATTTTTTATGAAGTTTTGAACTTGTCCAGTTACTGCGTTTATAGAAGATGCCAAATTACCCAATTCATCTTTAGAACTGATTTTTATGGTTTTGATAGAAACCTTTCCGTTAACATCCTTACTAACCGCCTCTTGAATAAGCTTAACCTGATTACTTATGGCCCTGATTACTATAAAACCTATAACTACACTGACTGATAGTCCTATTACTAAGGTCAATATCAATGCAGACATAATTAGTTTATATGAGTTATTTGCCTTATCGTATTCATTCTTGGCACTTATCAGTTGTTCACTTACTATTTCTGTTAGCTTTGAAACTATCGGGTCCATACTCAAATCCAAATCATTAGCAGCGAATTTCACTAATTTATCCCTATCTTGTTCCTTCATAATTACCAATAACTTGTCCACATATGAGTTTGCCAAACTCATATGTTTTTCCGCTTGGGCTGCCAGATCCTTTTCAACAGCGGTAAGATCATTGTTAATATATGACTCCCACGCTTCTTCGATGGCTTCCCTTCCTGCCTTTATCTGATTTTCACCTTCTATCCAGGATGCTCTTCCATTTAACACCTTATATGTTATACCCGTAATATTTACCGCATACTTATCTGATACTGTTTTCAATTGCTGCAAAGGTACAAAGTTTCTGTTATAAACCTTGAGCATCTTGTTATTTGAATTTCTTACCCCCAATATACCTGCAACACCTATAAAAATTGAAACTATGGATTTAATCAAAAGTAATAGTATTATTTTAGTTTTAATTTTAAGGTTATTTAGGATTTTCATATTATTCCCCCTTTTTATTCTCTCTTTCTCTGCAAAATAAGCTTATATGTATTCGTTTTCAAGCAAAGAACTACTTATTAATACTTCCTCCTTACGTATTTATACAAATTTAGATATATTAAATGTTATTACATCATTTTACCTATTTCTCTTTTATTATACCATTGTTTATACCTATTTTAAATACTATATATTTATGGAGTTGATGTAAAATTAACTTAAAAAATTCAACTTCCTCATTCTTGTCCAAAATCCTTATCACCCTAAAAATAAAAAGAAAGCCATCCCAAAGCAAATCATATTGCTTAGAATGGCTTTCCCACTATATTACATCAAAGAAACACATTTGATCACTTTCCGGAAGACCTTTTAGGCAGTCAAACTTTTTAAGCAGATCTATGGCTGCATTTCCAACTTTAGCACGTTTCCTTACGTCCTCTATAGATCTGAAAGGTTCTTCCTGCATGGCTTTATATATACTTTCTGCTGCCACATTACCCATACCGGCTATACTGTTTATAGGCGGTCTTAGACCATCCTCCTCTACTAGGAACTTGGTTGCATGGGCCTTGGATAAATCTATGGGCAGGAACTTTATTCCTCTC is from Clostridium thermarum and encodes:
- a CDS encoding dihydroorotate dehydrogenase electron transfer subunit, which produces MPEYKSAKILDNEEVVSGIFKMTIETKIDHKIKPGQFYMLKCWETEPVLWRPISVSEVREDKLDFLYAVTGRGTEMLSRLKRGQELQVMGPLGNGFKTEDIKGRVALVSGGIGIAPMVELSKILHWAEVDLYAGFRCSIYAIDIIRPRVKNVYIATEDGSFGYKGYITEIFDAAKYDLVLCCGPEAMMEKVLKQCREVGTEIYVSMEKHMACGVGACLVCTCKTKGGNKRTCKEGPVFKGDDLVI
- a CDS encoding dihydroorotase, which produces MDLLIKNARIVDWSVDFLGDIYIKDGKIAEIGRDIIKEAETIDAKGMILMPAFIDLHCHFRDPGYTYKEDIGTGSKAAVRGGFTTVNLMANTNPVCSNMDTVNYVLEKGKQEALIDIHQCMSITRNLEGKDVSHLDELEAESGLVKLLSDDGKGVADSKIMMQAMIKAEKLGLIIMSHAESPDLSDVDMRLAENTMTWRDITLAKYTKCKLHLAHVSTKEAMEYVIEAKEAGNKITCEVTPHHIGLTDEINYRVNPPLRKEDDVEFLIEAIKRGYVDCIATDHAPHTAEDKAKGAPGISGIETAFAICYTKLVEEGHIGLSRLSDLMSKRPAEIMGIEKGKFQIGYEGDMVLVDIDTPYEIDVEKFKSKGKNSPFHGYKVKGTVLCTIKAGQVVYREEEFGL
- a CDS encoding aspartate carbamoyltransferase regulatory subunit, which codes for MVTINSIKKGIVIDHITAGLGVKIFEYLKLNGADFTVALIMNAPSVKIGKKDIIKIENEIHVDFTVLGLIDPNITINIIENEIITQKIKLEIPTRVENVLICKNPRCVTSMEDYVPHVFHLVDYDNREYRCEYCDDIVRFKDI
- the pyrF gene encoding orotidine-5'-phosphate decarboxylase; its protein translation is MIIDKLFERVAQRGVVCVGLDTDFEYIPKSFADQFENLEDVIFEFNKRIIDSTLDTVGCFKVQIAYYEAYGLKGLRAYAKTLKYLRDMDAVIIADVKRGDIAKTAEMYAKAHFEGDFESDFITVNPYMGMDTIEPFLPYLKNKEKGLFALVRTSNRGAEDIQYINSLGGSKIYSIVGNKINSLGKYYLGSSGYSSIGAVVGCTHRSEAQELRKSLESTFFLIPGYGAQGGKAEDVALYLNRGNGGIVNSSRAVLLAYKGKDKGDEKFDIYSREEVIRMRKEIEETCSKLEGGLK
- the pyrB gene encoding aspartate carbamoyltransferase, whose amino-acid sequence is MLKAKHLLDPMDFTLDELEETFKLADDIISNPQKFSHVCQGKILATLFYEPSTRTRFSFEAAMLRLGGNVIGFSEPNSSSVSKGESIADTIRTVACYADIAVIRHPKEGAPKIAAMNTTMPVINAGDGGHQHPTQTLTDLLTIRNIKGGLTNLTIGVCGDLKFGRTVHSLIKAMCRYENIKFVLISPEELKVPNYILSEVLKKNNIEYKETVTMEEVLGELDVLYMTRVQRERFFNEEDYVRLKDSYILDKDKLKYAKEDMIVLHPLPRVNEIAYEVDNDPRACYFKQAQYGMYVRMALISKLLGVR
- a CDS encoding methyl-accepting chemotaxis protein — encoded protein: MKILNNLKIKTKIILLLLIKSIVSIFIGVAGILGVRNSNNKMLKVYNRNFVPLQQLKTVSDKYAVNITGITYKVLNGRASWIEGENQIKAGREAIEEAWESYINNDLTAVEKDLAAQAEKHMSLANSYVDKLLVIMKEQDRDKLVKFAANDLDLSMDPIVSKLTEIVSEQLISAKNEYDKANNSYKLIMSALILTLVIGLSVSVVIGFIVIRAISNQVKLIQEAVSKDVNGKVSIKTIKISSKDELGNLASSINAVTGQVQNFIKNTSQSAEAVANMGQQLTTATEQSAEAVNQVASTVAEVAEGTEKQVKAVSYTKAIVSQISTDIERIMDNTNEMQNAFRGAELATSHGKESVEKVITQMKRVEKTVEDSAVLVQRLGERTREIEQIAGTISSIASQTDLLALNAAIEAARAGEHGRGFSVVAEEVRKLAIQSQTSVVKVTNIIKEIVEDTMQAQSAMMLGTKEVKLGTEVVNIAEKSFTEIAQLVSDTSNKANEIISSIKQMAESSEKIVQSMLGIEEISNITASQMQEIAASTMQQSNLGAEVVESSQLLAKLADDLQTEISTFKL